GCCGTACTCCTATTGCGGGTTATGCTTGTAAAGATGAGGATGGCAATTGCATCTTTAGAGGATTGGTTGCTTCACCAGATGGGACCCGTGGTAGGTTAACCTTGGACCATCTTGTACTTATGCCCATTCTGCATTCCACTGGAGGTTGGGTATTGATCTGAAGACTAATTATCTTTCTTTACTGTTTTGTTTCTATATCTCAGTGCTTGAAACTTCAAGAAAAGGCCCATATACCTATGAAGACATGGTTTTGATGGGAAAGGATGCTGGCAAAGAACTTCTTTCACGGGCAGGTCCTGGGTTTTTTGATTCTTAAGTAGTCTGATGATTGAATAGGCAGAAGGAACTCACTGAGGCTTTTTCTAACTTATTGTGCCCAGCAAGTTCATCATCATTTTGAGCTTTTTCCTTGTACTTTATCAATTCATTGTTTGTACTGTAACTAGAAGAGGCTTTTATAAGTAAGAATGTAGGTTGTTATTGTTGCTCTAGTGAATTGAGTTGAACcgttcctccctccctccctccctccctctctctctctctctctctctctctctctctctctctctctctctcaggttTCTGTACGCAAAATGTGTTCAACCAGTGTAACCCTGCATGTTCCCTACACACGCTAGCTGTGAAGGCTGAATCTATAGTGGAGTATGATTCTTTTATGCTATTGAAAAGGGAGATACTTATATTCCGAAATTTATTTTATAGATAATGTTATGGCTGAAAATCACGTCAAGAGTCTTGGACATTTCAGACTAAGTGTGCTGTTGTTACGTCCTTTTCTAGTCTTGGCTGGAGGAGTCCTTTTCGACTGAGAACAATTTCCAAactggaatttgaaaaatcccATGGTAGTAGATCATCCATAGATCACTCTTGAGTCTGCTCTTTGATTTTGCTCATATATTTATCTGAACGACTTGTCATATCACTACAGCCATAACTTTACTCCTATTCATGTTTAATACTGCTCTGTGGATCTTTTTAAGAAGCTTCTGATCTTTGGGTGGATCATATACTAAATTTCTTAACCATCATGGCCCTCTGCTTACCTCAAGGACTGATCTTTTTCGGAAAGTcttttttctcatcctttttcttGGGTATTTTATTGTGGAAGTGGCTAGCATTAGCTTGGTGTGTTGTGAATATGTCCTTGCAATGCTGATTGCAATTGCTAGGCACAGTAAGCTTCATTACCAAGGAAAAGATTACTTGATTCTGATTTTGCTTGAGTTTGCAGACAGCCATTATACATAACCATTCCATCCAATTAAGAGCAGGTACCTCGATacttcagcattttttttttccatatttgctGTTTCTTTTTAACTTGCTGTTGGTACCTACTGCTACCAGTCTCaagcttttttttcttatttctttttgcgGGTAATAGATGGTGGCCCAGAATGAAACTGAATATGATCTTCATGGTCGGAGTGGCTTACCCTTTGAATATGGATTTAACCTTTCGGGGGAACCGTCCATGAACAGCAGCTTGCTAATCGAATGTTATAGAAATTAAATCATGATATTTGGTAGGTTGTTGTCAAGTGAGAATTGCACTCTTCTTCCTTCATTTCATGGATTACCTGGAAGGATCTTCTTCATGATGACATTTCAATCCCACACTCGCATTTTCACTCTGTTTCTCTGCTGCGTCAGGTGTTTTCAACCATCTGGACTCATGTTTGGCTCAATGGGGCTTACCTCTTTGGGTTGACCTTTTCTGTTGACTTAATTAATATGCATTGATTAGTGCCTAATGAACTTGCTGCAATGGAAGAAACTACACGGGTGGTAACAGGAAGAATGTCTGTGGGATGATATAGCAGCAAACTATTGTGCTTTAGCTTCTGGACATGCTTCGTAGATGTCTCTCGAGAAGGCATTACCATGAGGAGGTAAAGTTTTGTCTCTTTGCACCTGTCCTATCACAAGCATTACCATGAGGCGGTAAAGTTTTGTCTCTTGGCTCCTGTCTTGTTGAAAAGTCATTATTACCTTACTATTGATTCCTCTGCTTTTATCTAGTTTCTTgttaattaattctttttgtGCCTGACAAGTGACAAGGAAAAACCTGAATGTTTTATTCATGTacacattttcttctttttggttcccTTCTTGATGTCTCTGCAACCTTTCATAGAGCATGCCATGCCTCATATGTTACCTAATTTATTACTTTATGTAAGTAACCTGTTGGATATGCATCAAAAGATCTGTAGAATACTACTGATCATTGCCAAAAATGGGTATCCTCCAGCTTAATGGCATAATAATGCTGTCCTCTGGATCATTGCCAATAATTAAGATCACATCCAATTAGTTTTAGCGGAAAATGCAGAATAAAATGTAAAATACCACTCATCTCTCTTGTTTTGCgaaatttttctttccattttcttctctctgcTCATAATAGCTGTCCCTTTTGCCTCTTCTGGTTTGGACAGGGCAGAGACAGTAGTATGCTTTTGGCCTTGTAGCAGATAAATTTTTGTGTGTAACTAGGAGCTAGAAAGCTGTACGTGTTCTACTTCTCTTTTCAATTCACTTCCCTTGTGTTGTTATTGTTTGTTTGGACTGGTGGGATTACTTGAAAGCTTCTGAGCAGGCCTTAAATGACTTTGCTTCTCTCTTAAATTGATTACTGGATTAAGTTTGACAGCCTCTCACAAAGGCCATTTGCTTTGATACTGAGAATTATAAGTCTTTGATCGGAGCAGAGTGCTATATTTTCCCTTCAAGAATCTTGAAAGACTGACAATGACATCTCTTTACTTGAACAGGAATTGTTTACCTAACTCGATCCCCCTTGGGCCTTGGGACGGTTCGATGACAACTGATGTTTGCCAAACCGTTTGATGACAAGTCCGGTATTATGCTGCAGCAAGGCCATGTGAATGCAGCCCTCCACATACGCAGAAACTGCAATGTCTAAATGTTGTGTTGCCAACCATGTCGTTGCTTTTAACTACGATGATAGGATTTCGTTTCACTAAATGGGTGGTTTCAGATTCAATGACCTACTATATGTCAATTTGTGTAAGGATTTGCTTGGTTTGCTCTAGTATTGGATCGATTACTGGGATGGTGATTTCCCTTCGTTGCCGCTGCTTTAAAGGCAAGAACTCTGTTATCTTCGATGCCCTGCTCATATTTCACTTCCACGGGGTTAAgctgtgtatggtaacgtttctgttcttaggaacatatttggaacagaaatatttttttgtgtttctattcccgactacgattttcgagaacagaaacgcatttggtaagtataaaaaaaaaaacactttttttaccaaaaggaaggatccgcaaccggcggtggccggcggcggTGATCGGCGTGGGCAGGCGGCGGCGGTAGCGAGGGGCGGTGGAGGCCGATGACCCGTGACGGGCAGCGGCCGTCCGGGggggggtggcggcggcggctgcttTAACTCCTCGCCAACGATGGTGGGTGGTGGTAGCTTGTACAAGCTtgccctcgagttgtttctaaaaagtattcCAAAATctagaaacaagttttttttttgtttctcatttttgattcaaaagtgtttttggatcacttttggaacaattttttactatacgcgtttctgttccgaaagtggTCTAGAAATACTTTGGGAACGTAAACACTTTTTCTAAagcgttaccatacggacccttaGTTTCTCGTCACCACCTGGGTTTTGACTCCGCATTATATGCGGTTCATGAGATGAGCGAGCCGCTTCGCGGCGGGGAGATTTACGATACATCAGGCACTTGATTGACCAAGCCTGATTAGAGCACAAGGGAGGATCAAAGTGGGGCTGCTCTGTCCTTTTTTAGGATTACTTCCCATTCTTGTTATAGGTTTGTTTGGAGTAAAGATGGCATTTTTCCCACCCAGAAAGGGAAAACTAGAAAACGTGTGACGGATCGCAGAACTCGTTTCGAGCAATGGAGACTGGGTTTGACCACAGCTAATGACTTGCTGGGAATTAAAGTTTGATGCTTCCTAAGATAAGGCAATGACACTGTCAGAAGGACCCCAATCCAGGAATGGCGTGGAGAAACGAAATCCTTTTGTTAGGTAAACCTGCCTCATTTAGATGCGATATGCTCTGTTATAGACTATATTGACGACAAATTTTCTCAATGAATTTAGCCATGAATAACATTTTTCGATAAGCATTTTCTCGTCGCAATGACTCAATAGGATGTGTCGTATCTTGATCGGGTTgattaaatttgaattattaaACATCATAGAACAAGCAAATCACATAACTCGTTATTGTTCAGACGAGAAATAATAAATAGGGATGACAGGATTTGAATTTATGACATTTTGTGTCCAAAATAAACACATTATCAAAGCCTACATCTCTCTCAATTAGTCTACAGTGTCATTTTTACAGGAAAAAGGAGGGTAGATGGTAGATACATGAATTTCTGAGAAATAGTCGAAAAGATtccatgtgaaaaaaaaatatatgacgcAACAATTCTGTAACTCTCACaagtaataaatgaaaaaaaaaaggaaaaaagaagaaaaaaggaaaaatatcaacAGAATTTGGGCCACTCCGCACGACCAGATTTTTCTACCTACATCGAGTCGGTCTGCAcacatcttctctctctctctgagtcgTCTTCTTAGCCAAACGTACTCAATTCACATTtcctcactctttctctctctctctcatcgcgcgcgctctctctcgCGCAAGCACGAACCTGCGAACCTCAAGAAACCTAAAACCCTCCATCTGCCCCCTTCTTCCTCTCGCTCTCGCGAAGCGAGGCAATCTCAATTGGGTCGGCGTCTCTCCTCCCCGCGCGTTCACCTCCACTTCTCGTTGGGGTTTCCATTAATGGGTTGAAGAGAGAGGCACCGGCGAATCGGAAAGCTCGGAGCTTGGGGAGGAATTGATGGAGTGGGACAGCAGTAGCAATTCGGATTTGAGCGGGGATGAAGAGGAAGCAGGGTTCATGCTCAACGACGGTGGCCCGATTCCTTTCCCCGTTGAGAACTTGATACAGATTGCCTCGCCCTGCGGGTTCGTCGTCACCGACGCTCTCGAGCCCGACCACCCCATCATTTACGTTAACGCCGTCTTCGAGATGGTCACCGGTTATCGCGCCGAGGAGGTCCTCGGTCGCAACTGGTCAGTTTCtaatctctcttctctctctctctctctctctcttcccttctatCTTCTCTGTTGTTGCATTTAATGGAGAGATGAGTGAGGtgcatttttgttgtttgagaTTAGGTCATCTGCTTTGCTGTTTTCTTCATGTGTTCTTGGAATTGAGCTGGTTCtggtattttcaattgattgatgTAAATGATGTGGGTTCTAGGATTTTCATCTTGATTTAAATCTGGAAGTTTTTAGTTATGCCTAATCTGAAATGAAACCGTGGGAGGTTTTATGGGGAGAGAAGTACTGGGTGGAGCTTTTTGGATGTGCCTGAGGAGGCTTACTTTTGTGTTTTTGTGTTGACACCTTTCTGAGAGGTCTTGGTGAAGCTTCAGTAATATGCGGCAGCGAGTATGGTACTTGATTGTCTTTTAATACTGTCTAGGTGGTCGCTTACTGCGAAGTAGTTACAAGCATTGGCTATCCCATGGAATTTAGTTGTTGTGAATATTCTAATGTTTTGTGGAAACTATGGTCATCTTTTATCTGAGGGGATCATTTGTTTATGACTGTTTAAAAGTTTCATTTCtaattctttctctttcttgtgtATCTCAACAACAATGTTGCTAATATCACAATTGATGGAATAGATGCAGATGCATTTATGTCAAATACATTACTGAAGGAGAATTCCATACTGAAATTTTGAGTGGTAGAAACGTAAAGAACAAATAGTACGTGGAAATTTATCGTTGCGGTTTGCATAACTGATTATGCCTTATAACAAAATATGGCAGATTAGTGCGTGCAATTTTTTATACCTATCTACAAGAATCTTCTTCTTGAAGGTGTGGGCGTGGTTTGGTCGTTGAGGggtttttttgttggggggtgtgggaagagggaggggggggtAGTACTCCAGTTTCGGTCAAAGGAGAAGCTGTCTGGTTGATGAGAAATGGAATTCCAATGCACAAGTGACTGAGGGTTTGATTGCACTATTCTTAAGATTGGAATTGTTTGTTTGCTATAAGGATCTGCGTGGATGAGAATTAAGCTGGTGAAAAGATGTGGCTTTACATACAAAGATATGCCCATAGATCTTGAGTGAATCATTTCCATTAGATGTGGTAATTGCCTAACACAATCTGCTGTGGCTGCATGGACGCTTCAGTCCACATGGTGTGAGAATTTAAAAaggtttgaaattttgatattatGGAACATGCAGTGGTGATTAGGGAACAAGCACTGCGCTGGGAGAGGGAACTTTTAGTCCGCCCTTATCCACTTGCCTCTTGGATGCATGTGTTAGcacttaaaatttaaaagaaggTCGGATTAGAGGCACAAAATTTTCTACAAAAAGTTGGTGGGAACATATTTTGGGGCTAAAGAAGTTCAGTGGAGGTGGTTTGATATAGATTCTAGGAAGAGTATGCAACTTTCATAGATATGCAGACAAACTGTGTTCTAGAAGACCTAGCTGAACATGGTCTGGGGGCCAAAGAAATATTTGTTTACGGAGCTTGGAGATAAAGTATCAATGGCAAATAAATAATCGGTTGCAGTTTGAATGAAACAATCataaaggtttaggatcaaTATATGTCACAAAGTTGGTGGGTTCTTGGGGATATCGTGCACGAGAAAAGAGTGGATGCTGATATGCAGAAGTTTACTGAGAGTCATACATGGCGATAGAATGCTGCATAAGCTCGCGATGAAATGTTAAAAGACAGAAGTTATGCGAATGATATGAAATTGAATGTTGAGTGGTCATGATTCAGCGTGTGCATGAAATGAGTAATTACGGTGGTGATTAGTCTGTCGAAAAATGGTGGTATTAATGAAACGATTATAAATATTTAAACCCAAGATATGTCACGAAGTTGGTGGGTTTATGGGGATAAATGTATGAGAATAGCGTGGATGCTGAATTGCAGAAGTTCACTGAGAGTCATTCATGGGGATAGAATGTTCCATAAGCTTGGATGAAATGTTTAAAGACAGTAAGTTATGGCAATGATACGAAATTGAATGTTGGTTGGTCGTGATTTAGCGTGTGCATGAAATGAGCAATTACGGCGGTGATTAATCTGTCGAAAAATGGCGGTATTAATGAAACGGTTATAAATATTTAGGCCCAAGATATGTTACGAAGTTGGTGGGTTTATGGGATAAATGTATGAGAATAGTGTGGACGCTGAATTACAGAAGTTCACTGAGAGTCATACATGGGGATAGAATGTTGCATAAGCTTGGATGAAATGTTTAAAAACAGTAAGTTATGCCAATGATATGAAATTGAATGTTGGCTGGTCGTGATTCAGCGTATGCATGAAATGAGTAATTATGGTGTTGATTAGTCTGTCGAAAAATGGCGGTATTAATGAAACGGGTATAAATATTTAGGCCCAAGATATGTCACGAAGTTGGTGGGTTTATGGGTATAAATGTATGAGAATAGCGTGGATGCTGAATTACAGAAGTTCACTGAGAGTCATACATGGGGACAGCATGTTGCATAATCTTGGATGAAATGCTAAAAGACCGTAAGTTATGCCGATGATATGAAATTGAATGTTCGCTGGTCGTGATTCAGATTGTGCGCGAAATGAGTAATTACGGTGTTGATTAGTCTGTAGATTTTCTGGATTTAAGATGAGATTAGACTTTGAAAAACCAGTTAATATTGCCCATTTAAACTGGGGCCCACAAATTTCTCCTTTATGAGGTCAAAGGGACTGGGTGACTCTGAGTAGGCAccagaaatttcagaaaaaggGCCTTGAATACACACAGAATATGGAGTAGGAGGATACCTAACTATGTGGGGTGCAATAGCCAATCCGAGTTGGTGGTATTGGAGTTGTACTCTACCTATCCTGAATTGTGATTTGACCTGTCTAATGATCTCATCGTTGCCAACTACAAGGTTTGCTGCTTTGACCGAAGTTGTAACAATCTTGGAGAACGGTAACAACGCATAATATGCGGACCAGAGGCATATAGAGAATCATGCAAGCATAATTCTATCGTCAAGTTCCTAGATAATCTGGTACTTTGAAGCTTTAGCATATGCATGAACTTTCCTGATAAACTGTTTTAGATGAGATATTATGAGAGGCATGCATGCCATGTGGTTTTGATTTTCCCGTGTGGTGGCAATTAGTGAGAATATACTTTGTAGGAACGAGAAAGTTTCAGCCCTGTTTCATTGGCACTATTAGATGGATTGTAGAAGTCAACTGAATGAACTGCCTTTGTACTGGAAACTGTGTAGCTGGCAAGGTATATAGCCTCAGAGCTAATTGGCAGGATGCTTGTCAGCATTTCTATTGTCAACGCAGTTTGAAAGCAGAATAATGAGCACTAGGATATGTTACTTAACTATGTCATATGATATCTTTGTTTGGATTATATTTTAAATGGCTATTGAAGTGGATTGGTCACTCATGATAAGAGAAATAACGGATATGTGACCCTTTGTTCTTGATGATGGCAGTGGACAAACTTTATGTTCCTATGTGAGGGGGTGGTGGGTGCAGAGTTgaatattgttttttatttttatttttctctatagTAATATCTGAGGGTAAGTCGGTACATGTCTTGATCAAATGATGCACGAAAGTGTTCTAATTAAACAATATCAGTGTGCTGAACTGCTTCAGGAGCAAAGCTTTAGGTGCCTTCTCTAAGTCTACCTAGGTCTTTTGCTGTGCAATTGATTCATAAAGAATGTTGGATGAATTATTGCTTTTCCAGAATCTAATTAATTAGTAGTTCTGATTTGTTCGGTCTCTGAAAGCACCTGGTCTATAGTCTTTGTTCTTGTGAAATAGTCTGGATAGTGGTCTTAAGTCCTGGGTTTATTCTCCTGAGTTGGTCTTTTAGGTCAGGATTGTTGAGACAGCAACATGATTTTGGCAATTATAtgttcattttcatcttcttgtgaccggatatatattttttcaattagtatttttcttTCCCGGCCCATATTGCACCACAACAATCACTTGGTGTTGCTATGATAGCTTCAACTGAGTCGATCTATAGCCTCCAGGATGCTGATTAAGTCATAGATCATTTTTACATGTTTTATGGTTTGTGGTTATCTTCTTTTGGGTATAGTGTGCTCCTTAGTCTCCTGTTGTTGTGTAACACTATTAGGATTTACTGTCTGCTATTTTCGTATTATTGCAAATTTAGCAGGTGTGTGTCTGTGCACGTGGTGGTAAGAATTATACCATGTTTGTGAGTGAGTTGCTAGCTATTGCagtctctcccttttttttttaatatatctaATTCCATGGAACTTGTGCAGTCGGTTCTTGCAGTGTAGAGGCCCATTTGCCAAGAGAAGGCATCCTTTGGTGGACTCAGCTGTTGTCGCAGAAATAAGGCGATGTATGGATGAAGGGATTGAATTCCAAGGGGAGCTTTTGAACTTCCGGAAAGATGGATCTCCATTGCTGAATAGATTGCGACTAACCCCTATTTATGGAGATGACGAGGCAGTTACTCATGTTATTGGGATACAATTCTTTACTGAAGCCAACATTGACCTTGGTCCAATATCTGGGAAGGATTCCACCAAATCAACTGAACGGTTTCGTACTGGTCTATCCTCGCTCCCTATCTTGTCAACGGGGGATCGAAATGTTGCACGTGGGTTGTGTGGGATATTTCAATTGAGTGATGAGGTAATCTCACTTAAGATACTTTCAAGATTGACACCAAGAGATATTGCAGCAGTTGGCTCTGTCTGTACACGATTCTACGCTCTCACAAAGAATGAAGACCTATGGAGAATGGTCTGTCAAAATGCATGGGGTAGTGAAACTACCCGTCTCTTGGAAACTGTGCCTGGTGCAAAGAGACTCGGTTGGGGTCGGCTTGCAAGGGAGCTAACCACCCTCGAAGCAGCAGCTTGGAGGAAGCTAACTGTTGGAGGTGCTGTTGAACCCTCGCGATGCAACTTCAGTGCTTGTGCAGTCGGCAATCGAGTTGTCCTCTTTGGGGGTGAAGGGGTTAACATGCAACCGATGAATGATACTTTTGTATTGGATCTGAACGCTAGCAATCCAGAGTGGCGACATGTCCAAGTCAGCTCTCCTCCGCCAGGTCGTTGGGGTCATACACTTACCTGTGTGAATGGATCCCACTTGGTTGTATTTGGAGGCTGTGGGAGGCAAGGCTTACTTAATGATGTTTTCCTACTGGATTTGGATGCAAACCCCCCAACATGGCGTGAGATATCTGGATTGGCTCCTCCTCTTCCAAGATCATGGCACAGTTCTTGCACCCTTGATGGCAGCAAATTGATAGTTTCCGGTGGTTGTGCGGATTCTGGCGTCCTTCTGAGTGATACCTTTCTGCTTGATCTCTCAATGGAGAAACCCATCTGGAGAGAGATACCAGCAGCATGGACACCACCGTCCCGGTTAGGGCACACTTTGACAGTTTATGGTGGGAGAAAGATACTGATGTTTGGTGGCTT
This genomic interval from Rhodamnia argentea isolate NSW1041297 chromosome 4, ASM2092103v1, whole genome shotgun sequence contains the following:
- the LOC115744476 gene encoding adagio protein 1; the protein is MEWDSSSNSDLSGDEEEAGFMLNDGGPIPFPVENLIQIASPCGFVVTDALEPDHPIIYVNAVFEMVTGYRAEEVLGRNCRFLQCRGPFAKRRHPLVDSAVVAEIRRCMDEGIEFQGELLNFRKDGSPLLNRLRLTPIYGDDEAVTHVIGIQFFTEANIDLGPISGKDSTKSTERFRTGLSSLPILSTGDRNVARGLCGIFQLSDEVISLKILSRLTPRDIAAVGSVCTRFYALTKNEDLWRMVCQNAWGSETTRLLETVPGAKRLGWGRLARELTTLEAAAWRKLTVGGAVEPSRCNFSACAVGNRVVLFGGEGVNMQPMNDTFVLDLNASNPEWRHVQVSSPPPGRWGHTLTCVNGSHLVVFGGCGRQGLLNDVFLLDLDANPPTWREISGLAPPLPRSWHSSCTLDGSKLIVSGGCADSGVLLSDTFLLDLSMEKPIWREIPAAWTPPSRLGHTLTVYGGRKILMFGGLAKSGPLRFRSSDVFTMDLSEEEPCWRCVTGSGMPGAGNPGGIAPPPRLDHVAVSLPSGRILIFGGSVAGLHSASQLYLLDPTDEKPTWRILNVPGRPPRFAWGHSTCVVGGTRAIVLGGQTGEEWMLTELHELSLASSLI